TTTACACCGCAACCACCCTAGACCCCAACGCAAAGGTGTGGATCACCATCGAAGGCAAGCCGCTGGAGGTGCTGGGCGGCGAGGGAATTCTGGTCAACCAGCCCACCTCGCGGGCGGACATTGCCGAAGATTTCTCGCTGTAGCACCTTGCTGTAGAACTGGAATGGCCTGATGAGCAGGTGAAGGGCGCTACTGGGAGCCAGTCTGGCCGCTGCGAGGTCCAGAAATTTGCGCTAGGATCGGGGGGCAAGCGGGAATCTGCCCCGGATTTGCCGAGGGCGATCGCCACTAGATTGCTGACTCAGGCTAAAATTCTGCCTAGACTAGAATCCGCAGCGGAGAAACCCATGTTTTTGGATGAGCTAACGCCTGTCGTTCGAGAAATCACCAGCCACCCGGTCGCCTTTTTGGGGGGCTTTTTCTCAGGATTATTCCGGCTAAATCTCAACGACGACCCCGTGAAAAGCTGGCTAGATCAGCAAGCAGGCAGCAGTGTTTCTGCTAGTGATGCGCCGCCCAGCAGCAGCAATGGCAGCGGGCCGCAGTCCATCTCGATTGATTAGCCTTTGATTATGATTAGCCTGATTAGCCTTTGATTAACGCGATGGATTAACGCGATGTGCAACGTTCAGTTTGCCCTCATCCCCCAACCCCCTCTCCCAGATCAGGAGAAGGGGAGCAAGAGAGGCTTGAAGTCTCTCCCGCTCTGGGAGAGGCATTCAGAGTGAGGGAGATCGGTAAAGTTGCATATTGCGTTTTGATTAACTTTTAATTAGCCCTTCAAGTTAATTAGCCCTTTGAGTAGCCGTTAGACTCGGTTGCGGGCGAGCCGCTTGCGTGCATGAGGCGTTTGATCACCTGAGCAACGGTGTAAAGCTGATTGTCTCGTCGAGTCGTTAGGGTGAACTTGTCTGACAAGTCATACTGGCGCGATCGCCCATCTAGCTTGACAAACAGATAGTCTTCGCCTGTGGTGATTAGCCCATAGACGGGGCGATCGCTTTGAGGAGCCGCCGATAGGTAAGCAAGGGTCTGCGGGAGTGCCTGCAAGACGCTAAATCCAAACCGCTTGCTTTCAATCAGCACTAGCCAAAGCTGGTCTTGAACCACCAACACATCAATTAGCCCCTGAAGCCGCCGATCGCCATCTTCAATTTCGATCTGCACATATTTTTCTGCCCGGATTTTGTAGGGCGGATCGCACAGACCCAGCAATTCCAGCAGCGGTGACACTAGAATGACATCGACTGTTCCTTCGGTGATTGAACCATCGGCCGCGTAGTATTGATAGCGCTGCTTCAAGCGGTCTAGAGCCGCTGTTTCCGCATGGGTCAGCCCTGGCAACTCCGTGAACCACTCGATGAAGAAATCTGCACTCTCAGCCAGTTGCAGATTAAAGCGCTCCTGAGCTTCCTTCAGGTTGGTGATGGCTGTTGTGATGGCAGTGGGTTGCGTCATGCTTCCAGTTTACTGCTGCTCTGCTGAGGGTCTACGCAAGCCCACTTAGGCTTACAAGCCGGACGACAGGCGATCGCGGTACAGGCAAATAATCTTTTCCACGACCGCCTCGATCGTCAGGTCATCCGTCACCAGTTCGATAGCATC
The Thermoleptolyngbya sichuanensis A183 DNA segment above includes these coding regions:
- a CDS encoding type I restriction endonuclease subunit R, whose product is MTQPTAITTAITNLKEAQERFNLQLAESADFFIEWFTELPGLTHAETAALDRLKQRYQYYAADGSITEGTVDVILVSPLLELLGLCDPPYKIRAEKYVQIEIEDGDRRLQGLIDVLVVQDQLWLVLIESKRFGFSVLQALPQTLAYLSAAPQSDRPVYGLITTGEDYLFVKLDGRSRQYDLSDKFTLTTRRDNQLYTVAQVIKRLMHASGSPATESNGYSKG